The Solibacillus sp. FSL R7-0668 genome includes the window CTAGTTGGTGATAAGTTTTTCACATAAGCGGACACACCCGACATTAAGCCACCGCCGCCAATGCTACCGAAAATATAGTCAATCGGCTCCTCGATATCGTTCATAATTTCCACCGCGACCGTACCTTGACCGGCCATTACGTCATAATCATCAAATGGGTGAATGAAAATCTGATTATTTTCTTCGCAATAAGCAATTGCACTTTCAGCAGAATCGTCAAATGTATCGCCAGCGAGGATGATTTCAACAAAGCTACGTCCAAACATGCGCACCTGATCAATTTTTTGCTTTGGCGTCGTTTTTGGCATAAAAATAGTAGCCTTAATTTCGAGCTTGGCACAGGCATAAGCAACTCCTTGTGCGTGGTTGCCAGCGCTTGCACATACGACACCCGAAGCACGCGCCTCATCTTCAATTTTTTTGATTTTATAGTAAGCACCACGCAATTTGAAGGAACGAACATGCTGTAAGTCCTCACGCTTGAAATAAATTTTTGCGCCATATTTTTCTGATAAATAGTCATTTAACTGTAGTGGCGTATGTACAACAACATCCTTTAAAAAATGATGTGCAATTAATACGTTTTCCACCGCAATGGTTTTAGGTTGAGCAACTTCCATCTCCATGTAACCTCCGTCATCTGTGTAAAGATTACATTATTTTATCATAAAACGGACAATTAATGTTGTAAAAATTCAGTTAATTAAGAAAATTTACAATAACGTGATAATGAAAGCGGTTTAGAACAGAAACGGTACATAGCTAAACAAAATCCGCATTTTGCAAATGACAAAATGCGGATCTTGTTTAGAATAATAAATGCGCAATGGCTGCGACAAGGGGAATAGAAATAATCGTACGGATTAAGAAAATTACGAATAAATCCCATAATTTTAATGGAAGCTTTGTCCCTAAAATAAGCCCACCAACCTCAGACATATAAATTAATTGCGTTACCGAAACCGTTGCGATGAAGAAACGTGTCATTTCTGATTCGATCCCCGCACCTAAAATCGAAGGCAATAGCATATCCGCAAACCCAACGATCATCGTTTGTGCTGCTTCACCAGCTTCTGGAATTTGAAGGAAGGCTAAAATAGGCTCAAATGGCATTCCTAAAATGCGGAAGAAGCTTGTGAATTCAGCTAATACTAATGCGATTGTACCGAATGCCATAATAATCGGCGTCACCGCAAACCACATTTCCAATACATTGATGAACCCGTTTTTCACCATCTTCCCTAAGTTACGGTTTGCATTCGCTTTTGATAAAGCATTGTGTAAACCATAAGAGACAACATTGAAGCCCTTTTGCACTTCTTCACGATTGTTAAGAGCTTCGGAACCATCAATGAACGTATCGACCTTGTGCTTTAACGGATAAATGCGTGGCATAATAAATGCCAACACCAAGCCAGAGAAAATAACCGATGCATAAAATTCTAAGAAATACGCTTCGATACCAATCGTTTCTACTACGACTAAGCAGAATGTAATCGACACAACGGAGAAAGTTGTCGCAATCGTAGCGGCTTCACGTGCGGTGTAGTTCTTTTCCTCGTATTGTTTACTCGTAAGTAACACACCGATTGTCCCGTCACCGACCCATGATGCCAAGCAGTCAATGGCAGAACGACCAGGGATTTTGAACAGCGGACGCATAATTTTGACCATCATCGAACCGAAAAACTCAAGCAAACCGAAGTCTGTTAATAACGGAAGTAATAGCCCAGCAAATAGGAACAAAATGAACATAAATGTCACAAGACCACTTGCAGGATCGATTAATAGCCCTGTTGTATCAGCACTTGTTAAGCTTTCAGGTCCAATTTGTAATAAATAAGCCCCCGCAAAGACAACTGCTAATACGCGCATCACTGTCCAAAACCAATGAACGCGGAATAATGCATCCCAGACGCTACGCGGCCCACGCTGAGGAATAAAATGCATCACGATTGAACCAAGTGCGGCAATCATAAAGACAACCCATGCAAACCAATGAATATACGATTCAGCATAGCCAGCTAGCCAATTTGCAAGTAATGCGATCGGTACCTTTATGCCATCCTCTGTACTGAGCGGTGTAATAAAAATGAAAACACCGAGTGCAGACATCGCTAAAAATAAAAACCATGTGTAAAAAGAAAATTTTGCTTTCATTTATAATAACCTCATTAAATTATAATGTTGAATATTTATACACTATAAAAGGTTAGAATAGCGCTTGTCTACCGTTTTGCATAAAGATTAACATTTCAGAATACTTGTCATGAATAAGATACTGAATATAGGAAAGGAAATGCTTGGTATCTAGACAACTGAACGAGGAATATAAAAGGTTACTAATTAAAAGGAGTATGTATGAAAATACATATACTTGAATTGTGAAAGAAAAAAGAGATGCTTCGTCATAGTGACAAAAACATCTCTCATCATTAATCATTAAATGAGTTAATTTCATAATTCCAACCCCTTGTCTCCCATGGGTTTCAAAACAATAAAAAAAGGGCACCTCCCCAATTTGGTATAATTTAAGTGACCAAACCAAAATTATCCCTGAGGTGAATGCCCTATGACTATTGTAAAGCAAATGCGTCTATTTGACATCCATGAATTAATGGAAATGGAAAGTTCTCATCGTTTTGATGCGATTTTGGCTACTTTTGATTTACAGCCGATTTTTCAACTGTTTAGTAAAAAGACAATGCGTGGCGCTCCAAGAGAATTAAACTATAGTGCGATGATTCAATCGCTCGTGATTCGTATTATTGAGCGTATTCCAACGGTAAAAGATTTAATCAAGCGTCTGAAAAATGATCTTATCTTTCGTTTAGATTGCGGCTTTTTACTTTCTGATTCAGTACCTTCTGACTCTTCTTATTCACGTATGGTCGATGTGATTAGCCAATCAGAAGTCTTTGATAAAATGCAAGATGAACTCATCCAAAATGCCTTTACAGAAGGATTTCTAGAGGAAGAACATCTCGCTTTTGACGCGACACATTTTGAAGCGCGCGATGCATCAAAACCATCTGAGAAAAAGGAAAAAATCCCGAAAAAGCGTGGTCGCAAATCGAAAGAAGAGCATGAAGCCTGGCTCGCTGAACAAGCAGAAATCGAGGCAAATCTTACAACCTATGAAAAGAAATTAGAAGCTCAATTAACGATTCCAACATCGACACTTTGGCGAGACATCCCAATCGAACCCAAGTGGGGTGTCAAGAAAAATAGTGACGGTAAAAACACGTTCTGGTTCGGCTTTAAAGGGCATTTAGCTGTCTTGACAAAAAGTCAGTACATTGTGGCACGCTTGATGTCGTCTGGTAATTTAAGTGATAGTAAAGCAGCCATTCCACTGTTAAAAAAGGTAGCTGAAGTCGTGCCAAATCAATTTACAACAACGATATTTGATGCAGGGTATGATTACAAAGCGATCTATCGACAAATTTTAAATCAAGACATGAAAGCAGTCATTCCATACGTTAAACGTCGTGAATCCGAAATCTTGGGTTTCGATGAAAATTTCCGTCCAACGTGCGTACGTGAACATAGCTACTGTTACGACAGCTATGACGAGAAATATCAGTGTTTAAAATTTACACGTCCAAAAGAATGTGCAACGTGTCCATTACGTGAGGATTCACTGTGTCAAAAAGTTTTTAAAATCAAGTGTGAAACGGATATTCGCAAGTATACGTATCCAGCAAGAGGCTCCGCATTATGGGAGAAACTGTACAAAGAACGTACAGCTGTTGAACGTGTGAATGCCTACTTAAAAGAATATTTTCAATTAAATAATGTCCGTCATCGAACAGGTAGAAAAGCCAAGCTCCATTTCAATCTGGTGACGTTTATTTATAATGCCTGCAAATTAGCCGTTGATCGTTTGAATGCACAATTAAATGAACAAAACACAGCTGCATAATTTTTAAAAATGAAAATCAAAAAATTGTATTCGTCTAAGTTCTTGAAAAAATCGATTTATGAAATTGATTCAAATGTAATATTGTAAAATTTTTCAACATTTAGCCAGCTATCAGACATGACCTCGCCATCATCGACACGCTTAGCTGTTTCTTGCATCATCCAGCCTGTTTGAGAGGCATGGGCCTGTAGTGCTTTTACTTTGTCGTTTTTCACAGAACGAATGTCAATAACGACATGTGCCTCACCATTTTTTTCAACGGTGTCATTTGCAAAAGCACAGGCTAAAATGCGTGGTCGCTTTTCTGGAGCCATACGACGAACCGCTTCCACAACCGCTTTTGCTGTTGCTTCATGGTCTGGATGCACGGCAAAGCCCGGTAAAAATGTATAGATTAATGATGGATTTAGCTCATCGATTAAATCCGCTACAAGCTTTACCATTTTTTCATCATCTTCAAATTCAACTGTTTTGTCGCGCAGACCCATCATACGCAAATCTTCAATACCCATCGCAGCACATGCCGCAATTAGCTCTTTACGGCGAATTTCTGGTAGGGATTCACGTGTTGCTGTTGGCGGATTTCCTAAATTACGGCCCATTTCACCTAATGTTAAACAAGCGTATGTAACAGGTACCCCCATATTACGGTGCATACGAACAACACCTGCAACAGAAAAAGCCTCATCATCTGGGTGAGGGTAAACGACTAATACGTGACGTTCTTGTTGTAATGTCATGAATAAGTCCTCCTTAATAAGCAAATGGCAATTCGCTAATTTCTAGTGCAACCGCCAGCTTCCCTGTATAGTCTAAGCCCGCCATTAATAAGCGTCCTTGATCGTCCAGTTCATAATGTGTAATGCCCTGTGCATATACCCAGCCATGTGGCAATTTTAAGCCAACACGGTGTGGAGCATCGCCAACAACCTTCCCTAATTCGTAATTTAATTTGACGTTGCGAATAAATGCCCCCGCATTAAAAAATTTTTCGTCGTAATGGGCTGCATACGAGCCATTTGTTGTTTCAAGATGAATATAAACGTCTTTGTTCGCGAAAGAATTAAGTAATTCTTGGAGCTCTTTTTGATTTACTTCCTTCATCCTAATT containing:
- a CDS encoding YjiH family protein, which codes for MKAKFSFYTWFLFLAMSALGVFIFITPLSTEDGIKVPIALLANWLAGYAESYIHWFAWVVFMIAALGSIVMHFIPQRGPRSVWDALFRVHWFWTVMRVLAVVFAGAYLLQIGPESLTSADTTGLLIDPASGLVTFMFILFLFAGLLLPLLTDFGLLEFFGSMMVKIMRPLFKIPGRSAIDCLASWVGDGTIGVLLTSKQYEEKNYTAREAATIATTFSVVSITFCLVVVETIGIEAYFLEFYASVIFSGLVLAFIMPRIYPLKHKVDTFIDGSEALNNREEVQKGFNVVSYGLHNALSKANANRNLGKMVKNGFINVLEMWFAVTPIIMAFGTIALVLAEFTSFFRILGMPFEPILAFLQIPEAGEAAQTMIVGFADMLLPSILGAGIESEMTRFFIATVSVTQLIYMSEVGGLILGTKLPLKLWDLFVIFLIRTIISIPLVAAIAHLLF
- a CDS encoding transposase; its protein translation is MTIVKQMRLFDIHELMEMESSHRFDAILATFDLQPIFQLFSKKTMRGAPRELNYSAMIQSLVIRIIERIPTVKDLIKRLKNDLIFRLDCGFLLSDSVPSDSSYSRMVDVISQSEVFDKMQDELIQNAFTEGFLEEEHLAFDATHFEARDASKPSEKKEKIPKKRGRKSKEEHEAWLAEQAEIEANLTTYEKKLEAQLTIPTSTLWRDIPIEPKWGVKKNSDGKNTFWFGFKGHLAVLTKSQYIVARLMSSGNLSDSKAAIPLLKKVAEVVPNQFTTTIFDAGYDYKAIYRQILNQDMKAVIPYVKRRESEILGFDENFRPTCVREHSYCYDSYDEKYQCLKFTRPKECATCPLREDSLCQKVFKIKCETDIRKYTYPARGSALWEKLYKERTAVERVNAYLKEYFQLNNVRHRTGRKAKLHFNLVTFIYNACKLAVDRLNAQLNEQNTAA
- the bshB2 gene encoding bacillithiol biosynthesis deacetylase BshB2 — translated: MTLQQERHVLVVYPHPDDEAFSVAGVVRMHRNMGVPVTYACLTLGEMGRNLGNPPTATRESLPEIRRKELIAACAAMGIEDLRMMGLRDKTVEFEDDEKMVKLVADLIDELNPSLIYTFLPGFAVHPDHEATAKAVVEAVRRMAPEKRPRILACAFANDTVEKNGEAHVVIDIRSVKNDKVKALQAHASQTGWMMQETAKRVDDGEVMSDSWLNVEKFYNITFESIS
- a CDS encoding YojF family protein; the protein is MKEVNQKELQELLNSFANKDVYIHLETTNGSYAAHYDEKFFNAGAFIRNVKLNYELGKVVGDAPHRVGLKLPHGWVYAQGITHYELDDQGRLLMAGLDYTGKLAVALEISELPFAY